The Nocardioides pantholopis genome window below encodes:
- a CDS encoding alpha/beta hydrolase: protein MPSSRSPFRGLVALVLAAALALAGLACEDTGESAARPAVEPVQPEESPSWEHPDDVAERCVSDAPADVELRPLTLRGPGLDLRAAAVLPGSPARAAVVLLPQTGAHGLCGWLPYAAALSSRGIAAVSLDLCEGGESRCDAGRSSAVADQVDLAGQWLRREAGASTVVVVGASMGGSQAVRATAQGAAVDAWVDLSGPSAWDGTRLLDVAGRLRQPGLVVHARSDGAASEFRAARTLAERAGAQFLGLPGGHGWELVLTLDGTETRTGRAVAEFVLGARRHRDG from the coding sequence ATGCCCAGCTCCCGGAGTCCGTTCCGCGGCCTCGTCGCGCTCGTCCTGGCCGCGGCCCTCGCCCTGGCGGGCCTGGCGTGCGAGGACACCGGCGAGTCCGCGGCCCGCCCCGCGGTGGAGCCGGTTCAGCCGGAGGAGTCCCCGTCGTGGGAGCACCCCGACGACGTGGCCGAGCGGTGCGTCAGCGACGCGCCCGCGGACGTCGAGCTGCGGCCCCTGACGCTGCGCGGGCCCGGCCTCGACCTGCGGGCCGCCGCCGTCCTGCCGGGGAGCCCGGCGCGCGCGGCCGTGGTCCTGCTTCCGCAGACGGGCGCGCACGGCCTCTGCGGCTGGCTGCCGTACGCCGCGGCGCTGAGCTCGCGCGGCATCGCGGCGGTCAGCCTCGATCTCTGCGAGGGGGGCGAGAGCCGGTGCGACGCCGGCCGTTCGTCGGCGGTCGCCGACCAGGTCGACCTGGCCGGGCAGTGGCTGCGGCGGGAGGCCGGCGCGTCGACGGTCGTGGTGGTCGGCGCCTCGATGGGAGGCTCGCAGGCGGTGCGCGCCACCGCCCAGGGCGCCGCCGTCGACGCCTGGGTGGACCTGTCCGGCCCCAGCGCCTGGGATGGCACCAGGCTCCTCGACGTCGCCGGGCGGCTGCGCCAGCCGGGACTGGTGGTCCACGCCCGGAGCGACGGCGCCGCCTCGGAGTTCCGGGCCGCCCGGACCCTGGCCGAGCGGGCGGGCGCGCAGTTCCTCGGCCTCCCCGGCGGTCACGGCTGGGAGCTCGTCCTCACCCTGGACGGCACGGAGACCCGCACCGGGCGCGCGGTCGCCGAGTTCGTCCTGGGCGCGCGACGACACCGGGACGGCTGA
- a CDS encoding type VII secretion protein EccB: MATKRDLVEAYSFSRRRLVTAFVSGAPGGREVEPARPLRTILAGVALSVLLLAGAAVAGVVSGRDPVDWSSPGLLLTRDTGGLYVILEESEDPRLHPVLNITSGRLIMGADARPTVVSAETVADQEVLGTLGIFGSPEQVPSPSRLIGTGWTACTEDGAGVAVDLAEEPRATPDAALGFTVRSGGRLYVLAQGREERDRPLRAYRYEVPDTPGADSMLQQLGVRRAVEAVEVPEQWVDLFPAGGRLDHASFALEGFGAPAPETGGRGLPAGSLVGQVITVGGEDPQLLTADGPVELDPFSFAVYLAAEHPRGVDIGPVDLPAAPQVSGGIAPFLGAHWPDRTLEPTLGAPCAVLDTAAGRMPAVHLATDPTGSASAADVEAGSRRISVEDGHGAYVVAGSWDDTAGAAAYLADPLGLAYPLEGDDTAERLGYADHDPPLVPDAWVGLFDEGAALSRDAALCPPTRDDAGRACESGDAGS, encoded by the coding sequence GTGGCGACCAAGCGCGACCTCGTCGAGGCGTACTCCTTCAGTCGCCGGCGGCTGGTCACGGCGTTCGTCTCCGGTGCCCCCGGCGGGCGCGAGGTCGAGCCGGCCCGGCCGCTGCGCACGATCCTCGCGGGCGTCGCGCTGTCGGTCCTGCTGCTGGCGGGCGCTGCCGTCGCGGGCGTCGTCTCGGGCCGGGACCCGGTCGACTGGAGCTCGCCGGGGCTGCTGCTCACCCGGGACACCGGCGGTCTCTACGTGATCCTCGAGGAGAGCGAGGACCCCCGGCTGCACCCGGTCCTCAACATCACCTCCGGCCGGCTGATCATGGGCGCCGACGCCCGTCCGACAGTGGTCTCCGCGGAGACCGTCGCCGACCAGGAGGTGCTCGGCACCCTCGGCATCTTCGGTTCCCCCGAGCAGGTGCCGTCCCCGTCCCGGCTGATCGGGACCGGCTGGACGGCCTGCACCGAGGACGGCGCCGGCGTCGCGGTGGACCTGGCCGAGGAGCCGCGGGCGACTCCCGACGCCGCCCTCGGCTTCACCGTGCGCAGCGGCGGGCGGCTCTACGTCCTCGCCCAGGGGCGCGAGGAGCGCGACCGTCCGCTGCGGGCCTACCGCTACGAGGTGCCGGACACCCCGGGCGCTGACTCGATGCTGCAGCAGCTGGGGGTGCGCCGGGCGGTGGAGGCGGTCGAGGTCCCCGAGCAGTGGGTCGACCTGTTCCCGGCCGGCGGCCGCCTGGACCACGCGAGCTTCGCGCTGGAGGGATTCGGCGCCCCGGCCCCCGAGACCGGGGGCCGCGGCCTGCCCGCCGGGTCCCTGGTCGGCCAGGTGATCACGGTCGGCGGCGAGGACCCCCAGCTGCTCACCGCCGACGGGCCGGTCGAGCTCGACCCGTTCTCCTTCGCGGTCTACCTGGCCGCCGAGCATCCTCGGGGCGTCGACATCGGCCCGGTCGACCTGCCCGCCGCGCCCCAGGTCAGTGGCGGCATCGCGCCGTTCCTCGGGGCGCACTGGCCGGACCGGACGCTGGAGCCCACCCTCGGCGCGCCGTGCGCGGTGCTCGACACGGCGGCCGGACGGATGCCGGCGGTGCACCTGGCGACCGATCCCACCGGGTCGGCGTCCGCCGCGGACGTCGAGGCCGGGAGCCGGCGGATCTCGGTCGAGGACGGGCACGGCGCGTACGTCGTCGCCGGGTCGTGGGACGACACGGCCGGCGCCGCGGCGTACCTCGCGGACCCGCTGGGCCTGGCCTATCCGCTTGAGGGGGACGACACCGCCGAGCGTCTCGGGTACGCCGACCACGACCCGCCGCTGGTCCCGGACGCCTGGGTCGGGCTGTTCGACGAGGGCGCCGCGCTCTCCCGCGACGCGGCGCTGTGCCCGCCCACCCGCGACGACGCAGGCCGCGCCTGCGAGTCGGGCGACGCCGGCTCGTGA